Proteins from a single region of Streptomyces sp. Tu 3180:
- a CDS encoding ATP-binding protein, whose product MTDPSQASADSPADPSTSVRGLLLDRLDGSNLTPEARSLLRELLPDERVRSGEGRASPVQLRSITAAGWRGIGPRTTLELPPGPGLVVVAGPNGSGKSSFAEAAETALTGRNSRWEGRRAGDWQKGWRNLHSPDVTPEVGVELAVGERGEAVTVRRTWFGAKVDEARTEVEAADSSERSLDEVVDSEALELARPFLPYSELGSMINGTLGGLHDAFFKLLGLELLAEFDGRVKDAVSECEQTIKRADALTSQLRDTLAALDDPRAGEAVQALSGTRPDLGRVRALLGSRTPAAEAELARLRQRASLAGPDLTEVGGAVARLRKAAEEAEEARFSSAEEARRLARLLEAAIEHQRRSGSTDCPVCGAGNRLDRVWAEQARTEVERLRAEAADAQATRHDVAVAVRAVHDLVQPVPVWLRGETSPLAAVWQEWAQCRDVAHPRELADRVERAAAALDDTCRQVREEASRHLTEHDGAWQPVATRLAEWLGAAESAEGARERRKHARKARSWLRPIIDELRDERLRPFAQRSQEVWQKLCEHSSVTLGSVTLAGTPGRGKVELGVCVDDMDAPAYSVMSQGELHSLALSLFLPRATHAASPFGFLVIDDPVQSMDPEKVEGLARVLDACARDRQVIVFTHDTRLQQAVVHLGIKATVLRVTRQPDSVVGLEVLTDPVEQALKEARDISLDPNLPRDVADHVLPAMCRVAVEAACLETARRRLRDERELGLRDVEERVASLDRTKTYVSLALLGDERQHAREAVERICAGGWALVEAFNSGAHESLPTVEDRKGLVRRTEALAAAIRRSGESGSVGGVR is encoded by the coding sequence GTGACCGACCCGTCGCAGGCCTCCGCCGACTCGCCCGCCGACCCCTCGACCTCCGTGCGTGGGCTTCTCCTCGACCGACTCGACGGTTCGAACCTCACTCCAGAGGCACGGTCCCTGCTGCGTGAACTGCTGCCGGACGAGCGGGTCCGGAGCGGTGAAGGGCGAGCGAGTCCGGTGCAGCTGCGGTCCATCACCGCGGCCGGCTGGCGGGGCATCGGTCCACGGACCACCCTCGAACTGCCGCCCGGCCCCGGCCTGGTCGTCGTCGCGGGACCCAACGGCTCGGGCAAGTCGAGCTTCGCCGAGGCTGCCGAGACCGCGCTCACCGGGCGCAATTCCCGCTGGGAGGGACGGCGGGCCGGTGACTGGCAGAAGGGCTGGCGCAACCTGCACAGCCCCGACGTCACGCCCGAGGTCGGAGTCGAACTGGCCGTCGGCGAGCGCGGCGAGGCCGTCACCGTACGGCGGACCTGGTTCGGGGCCAAGGTCGACGAGGCCCGGACCGAGGTCGAAGCGGCGGACAGCTCGGAACGGAGCCTGGACGAGGTCGTCGATTCCGAGGCGTTGGAGCTCGCCCGGCCCTTCCTGCCGTACAGCGAACTCGGATCGATGATCAACGGTACGCTCGGCGGGCTGCACGACGCCTTCTTCAAGCTCCTCGGGCTCGAACTGCTCGCCGAGTTCGACGGCCGGGTCAAGGACGCGGTGAGCGAGTGCGAGCAGACGATCAAGCGGGCGGACGCGCTCACCTCGCAGCTCCGTGACACGTTGGCCGCACTCGACGACCCCAGGGCCGGCGAAGCCGTGCAGGCCCTGTCGGGCACCCGGCCCGACCTCGGCCGGGTGCGGGCCCTGCTGGGCAGCCGTACCCCGGCCGCCGAGGCCGAACTGGCCCGGCTCCGGCAGCGGGCGAGCCTGGCCGGTCCGGATCTCACCGAGGTCGGCGGAGCCGTGGCCCGGTTGCGGAAGGCCGCCGAGGAGGCCGAGGAGGCCCGGTTCAGCAGTGCCGAGGAGGCTCGACGTCTGGCCCGGCTGCTGGAAGCGGCCATCGAGCACCAGCGGCGCTCCGGAAGCACGGACTGCCCGGTCTGCGGCGCGGGGAACCGGCTCGACCGGGTGTGGGCGGAGCAGGCTCGGACCGAAGTGGAACGGCTCCGGGCCGAGGCCGCCGACGCGCAGGCCACCCGGCACGACGTGGCAGTGGCGGTACGGGCCGTCCACGACCTCGTACAGCCGGTCCCGGTGTGGCTGCGCGGTGAGACGTCCCCTCTCGCCGCGGTGTGGCAGGAGTGGGCGCAGTGCCGGGACGTCGCACACCCCCGCGAGCTGGCGGACCGCGTCGAGCGTGCCGCGGCCGCCCTGGACGATACCTGCCGACAGGTACGGGAGGAGGCCTCCCGGCACCTCACCGAGCACGACGGTGCCTGGCAGCCGGTGGCCACGCGGCTCGCCGAGTGGTTGGGCGCGGCGGAGTCCGCGGAAGGGGCGCGGGAGCGGCGCAAGCACGCACGGAAGGCCCGCAGCTGGCTGCGGCCGATCATCGACGAGCTGCGCGACGAGCGACTGCGCCCCTTCGCGCAGCGGTCGCAAGAGGTGTGGCAGAAGCTGTGCGAGCACAGCAGCGTCACGCTCGGTTCCGTCACCCTCGCCGGCACCCCCGGTCGCGGCAAGGTCGAACTGGGCGTCTGTGTGGACGACATGGACGCCCCCGCCTACAGCGTGATGAGTCAGGGCGAGCTGCACTCGCTGGCCCTGTCACTCTTCCTCCCGCGTGCCACACACGCGGCCAGCCCGTTCGGGTTCCTCGTCATCGACGACCCCGTGCAGTCGATGGACCCGGAGAAGGTCGAAGGGCTGGCGCGGGTTCTCGACGCCTGCGCCCGTGACCGGCAGGTGATCGTCTTCACCCACGACACCCGGCTCCAGCAGGCCGTCGTCCACCTCGGCATCAAGGCGACCGTGCTGCGGGTCACCCGTCAGCCCGACTCGGTGGTGGGCCTGGAGGTTCTGACCGACCCTGTGGAGCAGGCGCTCAAGGAGGCGCGGGACATCTCCCTGGACCCGAACCTTCCGCGTGACGTGGCCGATCACGTGCTGCCCGCCATGTGCCGGGTGGCGGTGGAGGCGGCCTGTCTGGAGACCGCGCGGCGCCGACTGCGTGACGAGCGGGAACTCGGTCTGCGGGACGTCGAGGAGCGCGTCGCCTCCCTGGACCGCACCAAGACGTACGTGTCCCTCGCGCTGCTCGGGGACGAGCGGCAGCACGCCCGCGAGGCCGTCGAACGGATCTGTGCGGGTGGTTGGGCCCTGGTCGAAGCCTTCAACTCCGGTGCGCACGAGTCCCTTCCGACGGTGGAGGACCGCAAGGGACTGGTACGCCGGACCGAGGCGCTGGCGGCCGCCATCCGGCGCAGCGGCGAATCCGGCAGCGTCGGGGGTGTCCGGTGA
- a CDS encoding PE-PGRS family protein, translated as MSDRPVIRLAEYQSVPLAKDRLTPRDVDRLHALQAHGCVTLIADHSGWRLRAESTVGVLVLDRLRLVIEPKFAVPGERLMSWLGYALHAPRPLRSPTRRWTTEPDGYAELVAAALLEQCEHLVHDGLRRDYIRRETLEPVLRGRLDVAAQALRRYGQLDRLHVRTFDRETDIWDNLVLGTALRTALRLVTHPELARNLHDAAAAFPAAASPTAALDALDRIHYTRLNARYRAAHIWARLVLRGGGVSDLLTDRGTAADGLLLRMPALWEAVVRRLMAEVAARHGGRILPGNGGTGITVRGDLGNASAFRPDVLFELPGRNGSTRSPLPVDAKYKRYDRHGVSAEDVHQLFTYGVGYSSCTTARAVIVHPQPGVRAHRLLEVNGPQGTLAMLHVIGIDTDAHPEQAVAWIGDTLL; from the coding sequence ATGTCTGACCGCCCGGTCATCCGGCTCGCCGAGTACCAGAGCGTCCCGCTGGCCAAGGACCGGCTCACTCCACGGGACGTGGACCGGTTGCACGCCCTGCAGGCCCACGGCTGCGTGACCCTGATCGCGGATCACTCCGGTTGGCGGCTCAGGGCCGAGTCGACCGTCGGAGTCCTGGTGCTCGACCGCCTGCGGCTGGTCATCGAGCCGAAGTTCGCCGTTCCGGGTGAGCGGCTGATGAGCTGGCTCGGCTACGCCCTGCACGCGCCCCGCCCGCTGCGGTCCCCCACCCGGCGCTGGACCACCGAGCCGGACGGCTACGCGGAGCTCGTCGCGGCCGCGCTGCTGGAGCAGTGCGAGCACCTCGTGCACGACGGCCTGCGACGCGACTACATCCGCCGTGAGACCCTCGAACCGGTACTTCGGGGGCGTCTCGACGTGGCAGCCCAGGCCCTGCGCCGTTACGGGCAGCTGGACCGGTTGCACGTGCGCACGTTCGACCGGGAGACCGACATCTGGGACAACCTCGTCCTGGGAACCGCGCTGCGAACCGCGCTGCGGCTGGTGACCCATCCTGAGCTCGCCCGCAACCTGCACGATGCCGCCGCGGCCTTTCCCGCGGCCGCCTCCCCCACTGCTGCGCTCGACGCTCTGGACCGCATCCACTACACCAGACTCAACGCGCGCTACCGCGCCGCCCACATCTGGGCCCGCCTCGTCCTGCGCGGCGGTGGCGTGAGCGATCTCCTCACCGACCGGGGCACGGCGGCCGACGGACTGCTCCTGCGCATGCCCGCCCTCTGGGAAGCCGTCGTCCGGCGCCTCATGGCCGAGGTCGCCGCCCGGCACGGCGGCCGGATCCTTCCCGGAAACGGCGGTACCGGAATCACCGTCCGCGGGGATCTGGGCAACGCCTCCGCCTTCCGGCCCGACGTCCTGTTCGAACTCCCGGGCCGGAACGGCTCCACCCGCTCGCCGCTGCCCGTGGACGCCAAGTACAAGCGCTACGACCGCCACGGCGTCAGCGCCGAGGATGTCCACCAACTGTTCACCTACGGTGTCGGCTACAGCTCTTGCACCACGGCGAGAGCCGTCATCGTGCATCCGCAGCCCGGTGTCCGCGCCCACCGCCTGCTGGAAGTCAACGGCCCGCAGGGCACGCTCGCCATGCTCCACGTCATCGGCATCGACACCGACGCGCATCCCGAGCAGGCGGTCGCGTGGATCGGGGACACGCTCCTCTGA
- a CDS encoding AAA family ATPase, translated as MEFATPCLGSIRGGSAAKHIMYRHNSGEWRMAAPLRGREPQEAWARLRTQFLQAFEAVDRQDFDALDGLDLLRFGPALVTKSLAVYFPGHFLPVYSAEHLRHFLLLLGGTAEADSPAWRSNRRLLELIHSRPEFDGWSGQQVMRFLYRHHDPRSKRRTIWKIAPGERGSRWDECREGRFICVGWDALGDLGQYQNDTELRAALDRHWPGRNGGSLTLARRLLAFRDLEAGDRIVANRGTNEVLATGTVTDSYRFVPDRAEFQHVVPVEWDTSHARRLDRPHHGWRSTFAKVDPALFAKFTAPRADALAGPGEERRGDTATALPDDVQAVLDALERKGQVILHGPPGTGKTRLALGAALALTGRTDALGTEPRERAEAQAEMLRGGSVRFVTFHPSYGYEDFVEGFKPDLDATGPGLTLALKDGLFHDLCRRAVDCPDQPFLLVIDEINRGDLPRVLGELITLLELDKRGLPVTLPVSGRSFHVPSNVRIIGTMNTADRSVSHLDAAVRRRFAFLPVDPDPDAVSGTIGPLDLAAFFEALNTRIARHLDADHQIGHAYLLRDDEPIATEDDLAAAFHHEVVPLLEDYCLGRTDLLRRVLGDLVDADTGRPLQMSPQDLADALTTEFTGGGSGTDV; from the coding sequence ATGGAGTTCGCAACACCGTGCCTCGGGAGCATCAGGGGCGGCAGCGCCGCCAAGCACATCATGTACCGCCACAACTCCGGCGAATGGCGGATGGCGGCTCCCCTGCGGGGCAGGGAACCGCAGGAGGCGTGGGCACGCCTGCGAACGCAGTTCCTCCAGGCCTTCGAGGCGGTGGACCGCCAGGACTTCGACGCGCTGGACGGACTCGACCTGCTGCGCTTCGGCCCGGCCCTCGTGACGAAGTCCCTGGCCGTCTACTTCCCCGGTCACTTCCTGCCCGTCTACTCGGCCGAGCACCTGCGACACTTCCTCCTCCTGCTGGGCGGCACGGCCGAGGCGGACTCCCCCGCCTGGCGCAGCAACCGCCGACTGCTCGAACTGATCCACTCACGGCCGGAGTTCGACGGCTGGAGCGGACAGCAGGTGATGCGCTTCCTCTACCGGCACCACGACCCCCGGTCCAAACGACGCACCATCTGGAAGATCGCCCCCGGCGAGCGGGGAAGCCGCTGGGACGAGTGCCGTGAGGGCCGGTTCATCTGCGTGGGCTGGGACGCGTTGGGAGACCTGGGCCAGTACCAGAACGACACCGAGCTCAGGGCAGCGCTCGACCGGCACTGGCCCGGGAGGAACGGCGGCAGTCTGACGCTCGCCCGGCGGCTGCTGGCCTTCCGGGACCTGGAGGCGGGCGACCGGATCGTCGCGAACCGGGGAACAAACGAGGTCCTCGCCACGGGCACGGTCACCGACAGCTACCGGTTCGTCCCCGATCGCGCCGAGTTCCAGCATGTCGTGCCGGTGGAGTGGGACACCTCTCACGCGCGGAGGCTGGACAGGCCCCATCACGGCTGGCGGTCCACCTTCGCCAAGGTCGACCCTGCTCTGTTCGCCAAGTTCACCGCGCCCCGGGCCGACGCGCTCGCCGGCCCGGGCGAGGAACGACGGGGTGATACCGCGACCGCCTTGCCCGACGACGTGCAGGCCGTCCTGGACGCGTTGGAGCGCAAGGGGCAAGTGATCCTGCACGGGCCGCCCGGAACGGGCAAGACACGGCTCGCGCTCGGCGCGGCCCTCGCCCTGACCGGCCGCACTGACGCCCTCGGTACCGAGCCGCGCGAGCGCGCCGAGGCCCAGGCCGAGATGCTGCGCGGCGGCAGTGTCCGCTTCGTCACCTTCCATCCGTCGTACGGCTACGAGGACTTCGTCGAGGGCTTCAAACCGGACCTGGACGCCACCGGCCCCGGGCTCACCCTCGCTCTCAAGGACGGCCTGTTCCATGACCTGTGCCGCCGGGCCGTCGACTGCCCCGACCAGCCGTTCCTGCTGGTCATCGACGAGATCAACCGCGGCGACCTGCCCCGCGTCCTCGGCGAGCTGATCACCCTCCTCGAGCTCGACAAACGAGGTCTGCCGGTCACCCTGCCCGTCAGCGGACGCAGCTTCCACGTGCCGTCCAACGTCAGGATCATCGGCACGATGAACACCGCCGACCGCAGCGTCAGCCACCTCGACGCGGCGGTCCGTCGCCGCTTCGCCTTCCTGCCGGTCGACCCCGATCCGGACGCCGTTTCGGGAACGATCGGCCCTCTCGACCTGGCGGCCTTCTTCGAGGCCCTCAACACCCGGATCGCCCGCCACCTCGACGCCGACCACCAGATCGGGCACGCCTACCTGTTGCGCGACGACGAGCCGATCGCCACGGAGGACGACCTGGCGGCCGCCTTCCACCACGAGGTCGTCCCCCTCCTGGAGGACTACTGTCTCGGTCGGACCGATCTGCTGCGGCGCGTCCTGGGCGATCTGGTCGACGCCGACACCGGACGCCCCCTGCAGATGTCCCCGCAGGACCTCGCCGACGCGCTGACGACCGAGTTCACCGGCGGCGGCTCCGGCACCGATGTCTGA
- a CDS encoding amino acid ABC transporter ATP-binding protein → MESVRKTFGGSVVLRDVDLEVAPHTVTALIGASGSGKSTLLRCAGLLEDVDDGVIRLDGEEITDPRADQDAVRRRIGVVFQAYNLFPHMTVLENITLAPRRVHRVPRARAEQRARELLERLGLGARAGEYPDRLSGGQQQRVAIARALAVRPRLLLLDEITAALDPELVGEVLDVVRGLKGDGMTMVLATHEMGFAREVADQVCFLDGGVVLERGTAEQVFGDPRQDRTRRFLRRIVEAGRL, encoded by the coding sequence ATGGAGTCCGTCCGCAAGACCTTCGGCGGTTCGGTCGTCCTGCGGGACGTCGACCTGGAGGTCGCCCCGCACACGGTGACCGCGCTGATCGGCGCCTCCGGCTCCGGCAAGTCGACGCTGCTGCGGTGCGCCGGACTCCTGGAGGACGTCGACGACGGAGTGATCCGGCTGGACGGCGAGGAGATCACCGACCCGCGCGCCGACCAGGACGCGGTGCGGCGCCGGATCGGCGTGGTCTTCCAGGCGTACAACCTGTTCCCGCACATGACGGTGCTGGAGAACATCACCCTCGCCCCGCGCCGGGTGCACCGCGTCCCCCGCGCCCGGGCCGAGCAGCGGGCCCGGGAACTGCTGGAACGGCTCGGGCTGGGCGCGAGGGCGGGCGAGTACCCGGACCGGCTCAGCGGCGGCCAGCAGCAGCGGGTGGCGATCGCGCGCGCCCTCGCGGTGCGGCCCCGGCTGCTGCTGCTCGACGAGATCACCGCGGCCCTCGACCCGGAGCTGGTCGGCGAGGTGCTGGACGTCGTGCGCGGCCTCAAGGGCGACGGCATGACCATGGTGCTGGCCACGCACGAGATGGGCTTCGCCCGCGAGGTCGCCGACCAGGTCTGCTTCCTGGACGGGGGCGTGGTGCTGGAGCGCGGCACCGCCGAGCAGGTCTTCGGCGACCCGCGGCAGGACCGCACACGGCGCTTCCTGCGGCGGATCGTGGAGGCGGGCCGCCTGTGA
- a CDS encoding amino acid ABC transporter permease has protein sequence MTVVEGGSGRDGADDGKDEDGGGGAAGSPGTADPYVPSPRRLERERYRRARARRATAVAALSTLVTGAALYLLVVSAPGWPRTRETFFDPEYAREAFPKVLEGLWLNLRLLLVCGAAVLVLGMLIAVARTLRGPVFFPLRVLAAAYTDFFRGLPLIINLMIVVLGVPALRLQGVTVDPVLLGGTALTLTYSAYVAEVFRAGIESVHPSQRAAARSLGLTNRQALRFVVLPQAVRRQVPPLLNDLVSLQKDTGLVSIGGAVDAVRAADIVAGRSLNYTPYIVAGLVFVVLTIPMTRLTDWVTARTERRRAQGGTT, from the coding sequence GTGACCGTCGTCGAGGGCGGGTCCGGCCGCGACGGCGCGGACGACGGGAAGGACGAGGACGGCGGGGGCGGCGCGGCCGGCTCGCCCGGCACGGCGGACCCGTACGTCCCGTCGCCGCGCCGGCTGGAGCGCGAGCGGTACCGGCGGGCCCGGGCCCGTCGCGCCACGGCGGTCGCCGCGCTGTCGACCCTGGTCACCGGGGCCGCCCTCTACCTGCTCGTCGTCAGCGCGCCCGGCTGGCCGCGCACCAGGGAGACGTTCTTCGACCCGGAGTACGCGCGCGAGGCGTTCCCCAAGGTCCTGGAGGGCCTCTGGCTGAACCTGCGGCTGCTGCTGGTGTGCGGCGCCGCCGTGCTGGTCCTCGGCATGCTCATCGCCGTGGCCCGCACCCTGCGCGGCCCGGTGTTCTTCCCGCTGCGGGTGCTGGCCGCGGCGTACACGGACTTCTTCCGCGGGCTGCCGCTGATCATCAACCTGATGATCGTGGTGCTGGGCGTCCCGGCGCTGCGGCTCCAGGGCGTCACGGTCGATCCGGTGCTCCTCGGCGGCACGGCGCTGACGCTGACGTACTCGGCGTACGTCGCCGAGGTGTTCCGCGCCGGCATCGAGTCGGTGCACCCCTCGCAGCGCGCCGCGGCCCGCTCCCTGGGCCTGACCAACCGCCAGGCGCTGCGGTTCGTGGTGCTGCCGCAGGCGGTGCGCCGCCAGGTGCCGCCGCTGCTGAACGACCTGGTGTCCCTGCAGAAGGACACCGGTCTGGTGTCGATCGGCGGCGCGGTCGACGCCGTGCGCGCGGCGGACATCGTCGCGGGCCGCAGCCTCAACTACACGCCGTACATCGTGGCCGGGCTGGTGTTCGTCGTCCTGACCATCCCGATGACCCGCCTCACGGACTGGGTGACGGCCCGGACGGAGCGCCGGCGGGCGCAAGGAGGAACGACGTGA
- a CDS encoding ABC transporter substrate-binding protein translates to MPLAPRVPRRVLAGATVALLAAAVGCAPQPEADAPAGSSGPTSSSCAEGELPTKTSGELTIATDQPAYEPWFKDDDPSSGEGFESAVAYAVAERLGYGEDAVVWQSVPFNKAFAPGEKTFDFDINQVSVSDERRKAVDFSSGYYDVRQAVVALKDSEAAKATGVADLKGLKLGAQVGTTSLAAIEDVVRPTRDAAVYGKNDQAKSALRNGQVDAIVVDLPTAFYITSAEVTDAEIVGQLENRGGAPEQFGLVLDKGSALTPCVTDAVDALREDGTLARLEQRWLADAVDVPVLK, encoded by the coding sequence ATGCCTCTCGCACCTCGTGTTCCGCGCCGCGTCCTCGCCGGCGCCACCGTCGCCCTCCTCGCGGCCGCGGTCGGCTGCGCCCCGCAGCCCGAGGCCGACGCGCCCGCCGGGTCCTCCGGTCCGACCAGCTCCTCGTGCGCCGAGGGCGAACTCCCCACGAAGACCTCCGGCGAGCTGACGATCGCCACCGACCAGCCCGCCTACGAACCCTGGTTCAAGGACGACGACCCGTCCAGCGGCGAGGGCTTCGAGTCGGCCGTCGCGTACGCCGTGGCGGAGAGGCTCGGGTACGGCGAGGACGCCGTGGTCTGGCAGAGCGTGCCGTTCAACAAGGCCTTCGCCCCGGGTGAGAAGACCTTCGACTTCGACATCAACCAGGTCTCCGTCAGCGACGAGCGCAGGAAGGCCGTGGACTTCTCGTCCGGCTACTACGACGTGCGCCAGGCCGTCGTCGCGCTGAAGGACTCCGAGGCCGCGAAGGCGACCGGCGTCGCGGACCTCAAGGGCCTCAAGCTGGGCGCCCAGGTGGGCACGACGAGCCTCGCCGCCATCGAGGACGTCGTGCGGCCGACCCGGGACGCCGCCGTCTACGGCAAGAACGACCAGGCCAAGTCCGCGCTGCGGAACGGCCAGGTCGACGCGATCGTGGTCGACCTGCCGACCGCGTTCTACATCACCTCCGCCGAGGTGACCGACGCCGAGATCGTCGGCCAGCTCGAGAACCGGGGCGGCGCCCCGGAGCAGTTCGGCCTGGTGCTGGACAAGGGCAGCGCGCTCACCCCCTGCGTGACGGACGCCGTGGACGCGCTCCGCGAGGACGGCACCCTGGCGAGGCTCGAGCAGCGGTGGCTGGCCGACGCGGTCGACGTCCCGGTGCTCAAGTGA
- a CDS encoding class I SAM-dependent methyltransferase has product MTSSELWTRATADRYDAEETEMSSAAVLGPTLDFLAELAGDGRALEFAIGTGRVGVPLRERGVPVVGIELSEHMAAVLRRKVDESTLPVAIGDMATTVVPGEFTLVYLVYNTITNLLTQDEQVECFRNAARHLEPGGRFVIELGVPPLRFLPPGQVAVPFDVSERHLGFDTFDLVEQILVSHHFTRDGDDGRYRRGNSRHRYAWPAELDLMARIAGLELERRVADWDGAPFTQDSAKHISVWRKPA; this is encoded by the coding sequence GTGACGAGCAGTGAACTGTGGACCCGCGCGACCGCTGACCGCTACGACGCCGAGGAGACCGAGATGTCCTCGGCTGCCGTTCTCGGGCCGACTCTCGACTTCCTCGCCGAGCTCGCCGGAGACGGCCGGGCACTGGAGTTCGCCATCGGAACCGGACGGGTGGGCGTCCCGCTCCGGGAACGCGGCGTTCCGGTGGTGGGCATCGAACTGTCCGAGCACATGGCAGCGGTCCTGCGGCGCAAGGTCGACGAGAGCACGCTTCCGGTGGCCATCGGGGACATGGCCACCACCGTGGTCCCCGGCGAGTTCACCCTGGTCTATCTCGTCTACAACACCATCACGAACCTGCTCACGCAGGACGAGCAGGTCGAGTGCTTCCGCAACGCCGCACGCCATCTGGAGCCCGGCGGCCGATTCGTCATCGAGCTGGGCGTGCCGCCGCTGCGGTTCCTGCCGCCCGGCCAGGTCGCGGTGCCGTTCGACGTCTCCGAGCGGCATCTCGGCTTCGACACCTTCGACCTGGTGGAGCAGATCCTCGTCTCGCACCACTTCACCCGCGACGGCGACGACGGCCGCTACCGTCGCGGCAACTCCCGGCACCGGTACGCCTGGCCGGCAGAGCTCGACCTGATGGCCCGGATCGCCGGGCTCGAGCTGGAACGTCGCGTCGCGGACTGGGACGGGGCGCCGTTCACCCAGGACTCCGCGAAGCACATCTCCGTGTGGCGCAAGCCGGCCTGA
- a CDS encoding DUF262 domain-containing protein produces MGLANEKIVSQIEDLLQGRVVIPSIQRDFVWMRPDVRDLFDSLYRGYPVGALLLWKTNLTVPFKTAAVVQADKSAHQPLYLLDGQQRLTSLAWVYRPESKADGRLIDLRFDVRTEQFVNPSAIQGKDPLLFRVSTLLQENVQYHEVLNAAGVEYSDPHFGAWMQRLQKVHEIRRQEIAVITYESDDYEEVAELFARLNKGGRRLSKGDLVYSAIAARWAEGLDTMDAFHQELQDSNFALNREAVLRLMSLLAGTGAHHIKLIGANVDEAALKEAWHATERALRFAIDFLKGECSITRSEVLSSPNVTIVPALLLHHRDGKLRPGEAQLLRRWVYTAMAFSHYSLQVEGKLDAEARLIRTREREGLFAELIRRASGTRSRDSALHPRDLEQKYSTHPFFKLLYVAALRGTARDWATNIAISDQPMNSGAKIEFHHVFPRARVQGTYAKEEWNSLANLAFVTGQTNRMISSRLPVEYMAGIAPERLAEQWIPDDPELRSLDRFPDFLAARRGLLANVLNELLGLPRYDAQAAHRDTDELPADEELIVEDPAAPTLVGAEVQKLRTEQGVEIHAIYEGRRTPAYYDPSSRTVTIPSGPGRGEYETPSGAAVAVVRALNPHVNPNRNGWTFWTVSATGQLLQSIR; encoded by the coding sequence ATGGGGCTGGCAAACGAAAAGATCGTTTCTCAGATCGAGGACCTGTTGCAGGGCAGGGTTGTCATTCCCTCCATCCAGCGCGACTTCGTCTGGATGAGACCCGACGTACGCGATCTCTTCGATTCCCTCTACCGGGGCTACCCCGTCGGTGCCCTGCTGCTGTGGAAGACCAATCTGACCGTCCCCTTCAAGACGGCCGCCGTCGTCCAGGCCGACAAGTCGGCGCACCAGCCCCTCTACCTGTTGGACGGGCAGCAGCGCTTGACCTCCCTCGCCTGGGTGTACCGGCCGGAGTCGAAGGCCGACGGCCGGCTCATCGACCTGCGCTTCGACGTGCGCACCGAGCAGTTCGTCAACCCGAGCGCGATCCAGGGCAAGGACCCGCTCCTGTTCCGCGTCTCCACCTTGTTGCAGGAGAACGTGCAGTACCACGAGGTGCTCAACGCGGCGGGAGTCGAGTACTCCGACCCGCACTTCGGCGCGTGGATGCAGCGTCTGCAGAAGGTGCACGAGATCCGCAGGCAGGAGATCGCCGTCATCACCTACGAGTCCGACGACTACGAGGAGGTCGCCGAACTCTTCGCCCGGTTGAACAAGGGCGGCCGCAGGCTGTCCAAGGGCGACCTCGTCTACAGCGCCATCGCGGCCCGCTGGGCCGAGGGCCTGGACACCATGGACGCCTTCCACCAGGAACTGCAGGACAGCAACTTCGCCCTGAACAGGGAAGCTGTCCTGCGCCTCATGAGCCTCCTCGCGGGAACCGGCGCCCATCACATCAAGCTCATCGGGGCGAACGTGGACGAGGCCGCGCTGAAGGAGGCCTGGCATGCCACGGAAAGGGCCTTGCGCTTCGCCATCGACTTCCTGAAGGGAGAGTGCTCGATCACCCGGTCCGAGGTCCTCTCGTCGCCGAACGTCACCATCGTGCCCGCCCTGCTGCTGCACCACCGGGACGGCAAGCTGCGTCCGGGAGAGGCCCAGCTGCTGCGCCGCTGGGTGTACACGGCGATGGCGTTCAGCCACTATTCGCTGCAGGTCGAGGGCAAGCTCGATGCGGAGGCCAGGCTGATCAGAACGCGTGAGAGGGAGGGCCTGTTCGCCGAGCTCATCCGCCGGGCCTCCGGCACCCGGTCCCGGGACAGTGCCCTCCACCCGAGGGACCTGGAGCAGAAGTACTCCACGCATCCCTTCTTCAAGCTGCTCTACGTTGCCGCGCTGCGGGGCACGGCGCGGGACTGGGCGACCAACATCGCCATCAGCGACCAGCCGATGAACAGCGGTGCCAAGATCGAGTTCCACCACGTGTTCCCGCGCGCCCGGGTTCAGGGGACGTACGCGAAGGAGGAGTGGAACAGCCTCGCCAACCTGGCCTTCGTCACCGGCCAGACGAACAGGATGATCTCCTCCAGGCTGCCCGTCGAGTACATGGCGGGGATCGCGCCGGAGCGCCTGGCCGAACAGTGGATTCCCGACGATCCGGAGCTGCGGTCCCTGGACCGGTTCCCCGACTTCCTCGCCGCGCGCAGGGGTTTGCTGGCCAACGTCCTCAACGAGCTGTTGGGTCTTCCCCGCTACGACGCGCAGGCCGCCCACCGGGACACCGACGAGCTGCCCGCCGACGAGGAGCTGATCGTGGAGGATCCGGCCGCGCCTACGCTCGTCGGAGCGGAAGTCCAAAAACTTCGCACGGAGCAGGGCGTCGAAATCCACGCGATCTACGAAGGCCGACGTACCCCTGCCTACTACGACCCTTCGTCCCGCACCGTGACGATCCCCTCCGGTCCTGGCCGCGGCGAGTACGAGACTCCCAGCGGGGCGGCAGTAGCCGTGGTGCGGGCCCTCAATCCGCACGTCAACCCGAACCGCAACGGATGGACGTTCTGGACCGTCAGCGCCACGGGCCAACTCCTGCAGAGCATCCGGTAG